The genome window GGGATGAGCACCGCCGGGTTAACATAGAAATCAATCCCGTAGAACTCGCGGTGGCCGGTGATATAGGCGGTGGGCTCACGGTTGAGGCGGCGCCTGACCAGGTCCTGGAACATTTTGTTCTGTTCGGGGCTGAGTTGTCGGTCAAATCCCTGATAAAGCTGAACGCGGTTCCTGCCCAGGGCGCATCTGAGCAGCAGTTCCGCTTCCAGAGCGGAATCCTCGATATTGCCGGCTGCCAGAACTTCGCGGGCATGGATCAATGCTTCTTTTACGGTCAAGCCGTTTGCTCCTGTAGCTGTTTTGCCTGTTCGCTGGTAGCCAGAGCATCGATGAGCTGGTCAAGGTCTCCTTCCATGATGCGGGGCAGATTATGAAGGGTCAGACCAATGCGGTGGTCAGTAACGCGGTCCTGGGGGAAATTGTAGGTGCGTATCTTTTCGGCGCGTTCCCCGGTGCCCACCTGGGAACGGCGCTGCTGCGTTATCTGCTCTTCCTGCTTTTGCTGCTCCATATTAAGGAGGCGGGCACGGAGCACAGCCATCGCCTTGGTCTTGTTCTTCAGTTGCGAGCGTTCGTCCTGACAAACAACAACGATACCGGTGGGCTGGTGGGTGATGCGTACCGCGGTGGCTACTTTGTTCACATTCTGCCCGCCGGCACCGCCACTGTGATAGATATCAATTCTGAGGTCGTCAGGATTAATGGTGAGTTCAACTTCATCGGCCTGAGGGAGCACGGCTACCGTAGCCGTGGAAGTATGAATCCTGCCTGAAGACTCGGTGACCGGTACTCGCTGGACGCGGTGGGAACCCCTTTCGTATTTGAGCCGACTGAACGCTCCCTCACCCTTTATCTCAAAAATAATTTCCTTAAAGCCGCCGACACCGCTTTCACTGACGCTGATGATGTCTGTTTCCCAGCCTTTGGTCTGCGCGTAGCGGGTGTACATACGGAATAAGTCGGCGGCAAACAGGCCAGCCTCATCACCGCCAGTCCCGGCCCTTATTTCCATGATGATGTCTTTCTGGTCGTTTTCGTCTCTGGGCAGCAGCGC of Dehalococcoidales bacterium contains these proteins:
- the prfA gene encoding peptide chain release factor 1, translating into MWDKLEQLDKRYRELEAQIATPEAASDPKRLQKLARERASIEDLVVKYREYKATAKSLEETRTMLKDGPDEEMKALVKQEIEDLEARMEQHLEELKLALLPRDENDQKDIIMEIRAGTGGDEAGLFAADLFRMYTRYAQTKGWETDIISVSESGVGGFKEIIFEIKGEGAFSRLKYERGSHRVQRVPVTESSGRIHTSTATVAVLPQADEVELTINPDDLRIDIYHSGGAGGQNVNKVATAVRITHQPTGIVVVCQDERSQLKNKTKAMAVLRARLLNMEQQKQEEQITQQRRSQVGTGERAEKIRTYNFPQDRVTDHRIGLTLHNLPRIMEGDLDQLIDALATSEQAKQLQEQTA